A genome region from Schistocerca nitens isolate TAMUIC-IGC-003100 chromosome 4, iqSchNite1.1, whole genome shotgun sequence includes the following:
- the LOC126251493 gene encoding uncharacterized protein LOC126251493 isoform X1 has product MSKPNFVDGICLNSDHIGLLSVVEDRLDKLIKKEPITNVYNVEHTPFARGKFATVRKCSCPRGGGEFAAKFIRKRRRAADQRQDIVHEVAVLRLAADRCARIVALRDVFETPSEMALVLEMASGGELQYVLDQEESLEEAQASRIMRQILEGLTFLHDHNIAHLDLKPQNLLLTGAYPNCDVKLCDFGISRVICNGVEVREILGTPDYVAPEVLNYEPISLATDIWSVGVLAYVLLTGYSPFGGDTKQETFCNITQGELSFPDELFEGISSTAKDFISATLVKNPRRRLSTQDCLAHPWLCGAFIHPSGGDERLIVATRTDGNDGELLHNGEVKYKRCCSEIHFTEQSEMMDQNGHSYEHEAQQSTASSKLEGDDEVRDRECKEADEIPVNQTGVQCHECGNGIKNEDQFAVILSNGVVHEKDCNGEIASSDCVVGTKQVECSEEVECNGCHNVGEINEDNSSRELTNYNGTTDVGNLVHLKGSNGVSVCDSFVHNKIISNGLHPETTKGSSEVSKNCDEREVCEKHVNGFRKNEDIVDVNLFVGLRNTVKGCTKSVPGLNIEDELYARGTKEHNGDVRNSNEIEIDEEGLPVKRSKNCCRRSSYPVSSCASCAQCKEQCCHLHPTPTTDILSHIGRQHRITSISSPPVEITVDRGITC; this is encoded by the exons GGGGAAGTTCGCGACGGTGCGCAAGTGCAGCTGCCCGCGCGGGGGCGGCGAGTTCGCGGCCAAGTTCATCCGCAAGCGGCGGCGCGCGGCCGACCAGCGCCAGGACATCGTGCACGAGGTGGCCGTGCTGCGCCTCGCCGCCGACCGCTGCGCGCGCATCGTCGCGCTGCGGGACGTCTTCGAGACACCCTCCGAGATGGCGCTCGTGCTCGAGAT GGCATCTGGTGGTGAGCTGCAATATGTACTAGACCAGGAGGAAAGTCTGGAAGAAGCACAAGCCTCCAGGATTATGCGACAAATATTAGAGGGTCTGACCTTCCTGCATGACCACAACATTGCACACCTAGACTTGAAG CCACAAAATTTACTGTTGACTGGTGCGTACCCAAACTGTGATGTAAAGCTGTGTGACTTCGGAATTTCAAGAGTAATCTGCAATGGAGTTGAAGTTAGAGAGATCCTGGGAACTCCAGATTATGTTG CACCTGAGGTACTTAACTATGAACCAATAAGCTTGGCAACTGACATATG GTCTGTTGGTGTCCTGGCTTATGTTTTACTGACTGGCTATTCACCTTTCGGTGGagacacaaagcaggaaacattctGCAATATTACTCAAGGAGAACTATCATTTCCTGATGAGCTTTTCGAAGGTATATCATCCACAGCCAAGGATTTCATTTCTGCGACTCTAGTCAAGAACCCGAG ACGGAGACTGTCTACTCAAGATTGCCTTGCTCATCCCTGGCTGTGTGGTGCTTTCATCCATCCATCTGGTGGTGATGAGAGGTTGATTGTCGCCACCAGGACTGATGGAAATGATGGTGAATTGCTGCACAATGGCGAAGTGAAATATAAGAGGTGCTGTAGTGAAATACATTTCACAGAGCAAAGTGAAATGATGGATCAAAATGGACACTCTTACGAGCATGAAGCACAACAGTCCACTGCTTCCTCTAAATTAGAAGGAGATGATGAAGTTAGGGATAGAGAATGTAAAGAAGCAGATGAAATACCAGTGAACCAAACTGGAGTCCAGTGTCATGAATGTGGTAATGGTATCAAGAATGAAGATCAGTTTGCAGTAATTCTTTCCAATGGTGTAGTCCATGAAAAAGACTGCAATGGTGAGATTGCCAGTTCGGACTGTGTTGTTGGCACTAAACAAGTAGAATGTAGTGAAGAAGTAGAATGCAACGGCTGTCATAATGTAGGTGAAATAAATGAAGATAATAGTAGTAGAGAACTAACAAACTATAATGGTACAACAGACGTAGGAAACTTAGTTCATCTTAAAGGAAGCAACGGAGTTTCAGTATGTGATTCGTTTGTACACAACAAAATTATAAGTAATGGTTTGCATCCAGAAACCACTAAAGGATCTTCAGAGGTGTCAAAAAACTGTGACGAGAGAGAGGTTTGTGAGAAACATGTGAATGGCTTCAGAAAAAATGAAGACATAGTTGATGTAAATTTGTTTGTGGGACTGAGAAATACTGTGAAAGGATGTACAAAATCTGTTCCTGGACTGAATATAGAAGATGAATTGTATGCAAGAGGAACAAAAGAGCACAATGGAGATGTGAGAAACTCCAATGAAATAGAGATCGATGAAGAGGGTTTACCAGTAAAGCGCTCGAAGAACTGCTGTCGGCGGTCCTCATACCCTGTTTCCTCGTGCGCTTCATGTGCCCAGTGCAAAGAGCAGTGCTGCCACCTACATCCCACACCTACCACGGACATCCTGAGTCATATAGGGAGGCAACATCGAATTACCAGTATTTCGAGTCCTCCAGTCGAAATAACCGTGGACAGGGGAATCACTTGTTGA
- the LOC126251493 gene encoding uncharacterized protein LOC126251493 isoform X2, protein METPPDVTRGKFATVRKCSCPRGGGEFAAKFIRKRRRAADQRQDIVHEVAVLRLAADRCARIVALRDVFETPSEMALVLEMASGGELQYVLDQEESLEEAQASRIMRQILEGLTFLHDHNIAHLDLKPQNLLLTGAYPNCDVKLCDFGISRVICNGVEVREILGTPDYVAPEVLNYEPISLATDIWSVGVLAYVLLTGYSPFGGDTKQETFCNITQGELSFPDELFEGISSTAKDFISATLVKNPRRRLSTQDCLAHPWLCGAFIHPSGGDERLIVATRTDGNDGELLHNGEVKYKRCCSEIHFTEQSEMMDQNGHSYEHEAQQSTASSKLEGDDEVRDRECKEADEIPVNQTGVQCHECGNGIKNEDQFAVILSNGVVHEKDCNGEIASSDCVVGTKQVECSEEVECNGCHNVGEINEDNSSRELTNYNGTTDVGNLVHLKGSNGVSVCDSFVHNKIISNGLHPETTKGSSEVSKNCDEREVCEKHVNGFRKNEDIVDVNLFVGLRNTVKGCTKSVPGLNIEDELYARGTKEHNGDVRNSNEIEIDEEGLPVKRSKNCCRRSSYPVSSCASCAQCKEQCCHLHPTPTTDILSHIGRQHRITSISSPPVEITVDRGITC, encoded by the exons GGGGAAGTTCGCGACGGTGCGCAAGTGCAGCTGCCCGCGCGGGGGCGGCGAGTTCGCGGCCAAGTTCATCCGCAAGCGGCGGCGCGCGGCCGACCAGCGCCAGGACATCGTGCACGAGGTGGCCGTGCTGCGCCTCGCCGCCGACCGCTGCGCGCGCATCGTCGCGCTGCGGGACGTCTTCGAGACACCCTCCGAGATGGCGCTCGTGCTCGAGAT GGCATCTGGTGGTGAGCTGCAATATGTACTAGACCAGGAGGAAAGTCTGGAAGAAGCACAAGCCTCCAGGATTATGCGACAAATATTAGAGGGTCTGACCTTCCTGCATGACCACAACATTGCACACCTAGACTTGAAG CCACAAAATTTACTGTTGACTGGTGCGTACCCAAACTGTGATGTAAAGCTGTGTGACTTCGGAATTTCAAGAGTAATCTGCAATGGAGTTGAAGTTAGAGAGATCCTGGGAACTCCAGATTATGTTG CACCTGAGGTACTTAACTATGAACCAATAAGCTTGGCAACTGACATATG GTCTGTTGGTGTCCTGGCTTATGTTTTACTGACTGGCTATTCACCTTTCGGTGGagacacaaagcaggaaacattctGCAATATTACTCAAGGAGAACTATCATTTCCTGATGAGCTTTTCGAAGGTATATCATCCACAGCCAAGGATTTCATTTCTGCGACTCTAGTCAAGAACCCGAG ACGGAGACTGTCTACTCAAGATTGCCTTGCTCATCCCTGGCTGTGTGGTGCTTTCATCCATCCATCTGGTGGTGATGAGAGGTTGATTGTCGCCACCAGGACTGATGGAAATGATGGTGAATTGCTGCACAATGGCGAAGTGAAATATAAGAGGTGCTGTAGTGAAATACATTTCACAGAGCAAAGTGAAATGATGGATCAAAATGGACACTCTTACGAGCATGAAGCACAACAGTCCACTGCTTCCTCTAAATTAGAAGGAGATGATGAAGTTAGGGATAGAGAATGTAAAGAAGCAGATGAAATACCAGTGAACCAAACTGGAGTCCAGTGTCATGAATGTGGTAATGGTATCAAGAATGAAGATCAGTTTGCAGTAATTCTTTCCAATGGTGTAGTCCATGAAAAAGACTGCAATGGTGAGATTGCCAGTTCGGACTGTGTTGTTGGCACTAAACAAGTAGAATGTAGTGAAGAAGTAGAATGCAACGGCTGTCATAATGTAGGTGAAATAAATGAAGATAATAGTAGTAGAGAACTAACAAACTATAATGGTACAACAGACGTAGGAAACTTAGTTCATCTTAAAGGAAGCAACGGAGTTTCAGTATGTGATTCGTTTGTACACAACAAAATTATAAGTAATGGTTTGCATCCAGAAACCACTAAAGGATCTTCAGAGGTGTCAAAAAACTGTGACGAGAGAGAGGTTTGTGAGAAACATGTGAATGGCTTCAGAAAAAATGAAGACATAGTTGATGTAAATTTGTTTGTGGGACTGAGAAATACTGTGAAAGGATGTACAAAATCTGTTCCTGGACTGAATATAGAAGATGAATTGTATGCAAGAGGAACAAAAGAGCACAATGGAGATGTGAGAAACTCCAATGAAATAGAGATCGATGAAGAGGGTTTACCAGTAAAGCGCTCGAAGAACTGCTGTCGGCGGTCCTCATACCCTGTTTCCTCGTGCGCTTCATGTGCCCAGTGCAAAGAGCAGTGCTGCCACCTACATCCCACACCTACCACGGACATCCTGAGTCATATAGGGAGGCAACATCGAATTACCAGTATTTCGAGTCCTCCAGTCGAAATAACCGTGGACAGGGGAATCACTTGTTGA